A region of Candidatus Omnitrophota bacterium DNA encodes the following proteins:
- a CDS encoding type II toxin-antitoxin system HicB family antitoxin, translating into MLKTFHASLYRDRNGYSAQCLEVDIVSQGATKEAALANLKEAVELYFEPPQAHPMPEIHAFEVDLAAAETASVS; encoded by the coding sequence ATGCTGAAAACATTCCATGCCAGTCTTTACCGCGATCGGAACGGCTATTCTGCTCAATGCTTGGAAGTGGACATCGTCAGCCAAGGCGCAACGAAAGAAGCCGCGCTCGCCAACCTTAAAGAAGCAGTCGAACTCTACTTCGAACCGCCTCAAGCTCATCCCATGCCGGAAATCCACGCCTTCGAGGTTGACCTTGCCGCCGCTGAAACCGCTTCCGTTTCGTGA
- a CDS encoding type II toxin-antitoxin system HicA family toxin, with product MPPLKPLPFRDVKRKLPSLGFHQASQRGSHVKFIKETPDGVRVVIVPMHREIEVGTLKNILRLAGISTEEFIDL from the coding sequence TTGCCGCCGCTGAAACCGCTTCCGTTTCGTGACGTTAAACGTAAACTCCCGTCCCTCGGCTTCCACCAAGCGTCTCAACGCGGCAGCCATGTCAAATTCATCAAAGAAACGCCTGACGGCGTTCGTGTTGTGATTGTTCCCATGCACAGAGAAATCGAGGTTGGAACTCTTAAAAACATCCTTCGTCTGGCGGGAATATCGACTGAAGAATTTATTGATCTCTAA
- a CDS encoding tetratricopeptide repeat protein, translated as MNRKYAFGRLFLLLVLVWSRSFAWGGELDDLRSQGDAALVSSDYVTASYFYRRMLDSQEWKSYADKTGVLSQLGIIEESQGRFEQAAEYYAKTLEGVPPDPQNPAFLKVNYYSQRYIGCLERAGFYRRAVKECWKLFPKADEAYQVHLLMRIIENDAFLTLSREEIDNLYAIAIPKYRDALGWNLADLLRLQGDLSRSCGLYETLWPVFPAQARAQAAPMVEVYSAQNKLDDLLRRLSGLSKTGGDPYPFLLLLTDLLLKANRGKEALEAIESTLMNGEAKDPPTVAAEYIGHAPIELLDQWVDLVHLQRSSEEAIAILARIVKFLPLDFTRREKLSHLLFNAGKREEAVQLWKDWMNLQPANPLAAFKAAEKIFALGDQQTAAGILNERKDSTPPPLVSQEGETALRLGMYDRAFAVFDKASQANGFNPESLSYAILQFAETCADLKPLVAALVQLATGRPYAEVKEWVRRPLLELGARPPFRKDMEDIAQADDTGLCRIQLAQSALKQGDRDGAVVLLQAVASESLYRNAADRELAEILSGESGLDHQREAAQLMKPSLAPVLEATSVLPLDSLIADRLLRYAAVQLNAFQPGEALSAIRKVEQSSSTVNPPLSPEALDRLLFLRAKALVEFSSLEPAMQLLENIQFQPQRSEARFLLAQIHLALKDVEAARLLLQDIVDNSDDWRWANDALKILAAIEPLTGESLDLYSLSAMYRLQGRFADAVPVMRELAVKGYGEDIEEWARYDIGRLKRDAGDRAGASEEWRRLLLDVDNPAIRGMTQLELLQMSSPSGLRMEDATKYRQLLLDLPDTIFSDLARLEMQRINTAEKP; from the coding sequence ATGAATCGAAAATACGCCTTTGGGCGACTATTCTTGCTGCTTGTCCTCGTTTGGAGCCGCTCTTTCGCATGGGGGGGCGAATTGGACGATCTTCGATCTCAAGGCGATGCCGCCCTCGTCTCCTCCGATTATGTAACCGCTTCTTATTTTTATCGGCGGATGCTCGATTCCCAAGAGTGGAAAAGCTACGCCGATAAAACGGGCGTTTTAAGCCAGCTGGGAATCATCGAGGAGTCGCAAGGCCGTTTCGAACAGGCGGCGGAGTATTACGCCAAAACGTTGGAAGGCGTTCCTCCCGATCCCCAGAATCCGGCGTTCCTGAAGGTGAATTACTATTCGCAACGCTATATTGGCTGCCTGGAGCGGGCGGGCTTTTATCGGCGCGCCGTTAAGGAATGCTGGAAACTGTTTCCCAAGGCGGATGAAGCCTACCAGGTTCATCTCCTGATGCGGATTATCGAAAACGACGCTTTTCTGACCTTGAGCCGGGAAGAGATCGATAATCTCTATGCCATCGCCATTCCCAAATACCGCGACGCTTTGGGGTGGAATTTGGCCGATTTGTTGCGCTTGCAAGGCGACCTTTCTCGCAGCTGCGGCTTGTATGAAACCCTTTGGCCGGTTTTTCCGGCACAAGCCCGGGCGCAGGCTGCGCCGATGGTGGAGGTTTATTCCGCCCAGAACAAATTGGACGATTTATTGCGGCGTTTGAGCGGATTATCCAAAACGGGCGGCGATCCTTATCCGTTTCTCTTATTGCTGACCGACCTCTTGCTCAAGGCCAATCGCGGGAAGGAAGCCTTGGAAGCGATCGAATCCACCCTGATGAATGGAGAAGCGAAAGATCCCCCAACGGTTGCCGCCGAGTACATTGGCCATGCGCCGATAGAACTTTTGGATCAATGGGTGGATCTCGTCCATCTTCAACGCAGCTCCGAAGAGGCGATCGCCATTCTGGCTCGAATCGTAAAATTCCTGCCGCTCGATTTCACTCGCCGCGAAAAGCTGAGCCATCTGTTATTCAATGCGGGGAAAAGAGAGGAAGCCGTCCAACTTTGGAAAGATTGGATGAATCTCCAGCCAGCCAATCCCTTGGCGGCTTTCAAAGCGGCGGAAAAAATCTTCGCTTTGGGGGATCAACAAACAGCGGCTGGAATATTGAACGAACGGAAAGACTCGACGCCTCCTCCTTTGGTCTCCCAAGAGGGAGAAACCGCTCTGCGGTTGGGGATGTACGATCGCGCCTTCGCCGTCTTCGACAAAGCGTCGCAAGCGAATGGATTCAATCCGGAGTCTCTCTCCTATGCTATTCTGCAATTCGCCGAAACTTGCGCCGATCTCAAGCCGCTAGTCGCCGCCTTAGTGCAATTGGCCACAGGGCGTCCCTATGCGGAAGTGAAAGAATGGGTGCGGCGGCCATTGCTGGAACTCGGCGCGCGACCGCCATTCCGCAAGGATATGGAGGACATCGCTCAGGCGGACGATACCGGTTTATGCCGCATTCAGTTAGCCCAATCCGCCCTGAAACAGGGGGATCGCGATGGAGCGGTTGTTCTTCTGCAGGCGGTGGCTTCAGAAAGCCTCTATCGAAACGCCGCCGACCGGGAATTGGCGGAAATTCTCAGCGGCGAATCCGGCCTGGACCATCAACGCGAAGCGGCGCAACTCATGAAGCCGTCCTTAGCGCCGGTTCTGGAAGCGACATCCGTCCTCCCTCTCGATTCTTTGATTGCGGACCGGCTATTGCGTTATGCGGCGGTTCAATTGAACGCTTTCCAGCCCGGCGAAGCTTTATCGGCGATTCGCAAAGTGGAACAATCTTCCTCCACAGTGAATCCGCCCTTGTCCCCGGAGGCGCTGGATCGGTTATTGTTTTTGCGCGCCAAGGCGTTGGTGGAATTCTCGTCCCTGGAACCGGCGATGCAATTATTGGAAAATATCCAATTTCAACCGCAGCGCTCCGAAGCTCGTTTTCTCCTGGCGCAAATCCATTTGGCTTTGAAAGATGTGGAAGCCGCCCGCTTGCTGCTCCAGGATATTGTGGACAATAGCGACGATTGGCGCTGGGCGAACGATGCGCTGAAAATCCTGGCGGCTATCGAGCCGTTGACGGGCGAATCACTCGATCTCTATAGCCTCTCGGCCATGTATCGGCTCCAAGGCCGTTTCGCCGACGCCGTTCCCGTCATGAGAGAATTGGCCGTCAAGGGATACGGAGAAGATATCGAAGAATGGGCGAGGTACGACATCGGCCGATTGAAGCGGGACGCCGGTGATCGCGCCGGAGCCAGCGAAGAATGGCGGCGCCTTCTTCTCGACGTAGACAATCCGGCAATTCGGGGAATGACGCAATTGGAATTATTGCAAATGTCCAGTCCCTCTGGCTTGCGCATGGAAGATGCGACAAAATACCGGCAACTTTTGTTGGATTTACCCGACACGATTTTTTCCGATCTTGCCCGATTGGAAATGCAAAGAATAAATACAGCGGAGAAACCATGA
- a CDS encoding universal stress protein, whose protein sequence is MYKSVLLAVDASRYSEVCMRYALEYSKWLGAQITILSVVDRKEFAIVYPYYYPTADFPPVFDESVFEKNELLSKQWERAENLLNRIQEECRKAGLTARCEIREGIVTDMILEEAKCCDLLFLGQRGAGADFSTGLLGSNLESVIRRSDIPVIVTPHSYRTLQRILVCFDGGEYSVKTLRSAAHLYACCPHNSIKMKLLVVHEDEIEARQVADKALKYLDAYQLRDILEIRQGDPAEQIVAAAKEDDVDLVAMGAYGHARVRELVLGSTTECVLRNINRAVLLQH, encoded by the coding sequence ATGTATAAATCCGTTCTATTAGCGGTTGATGCATCTCGTTACAGCGAAGTTTGCATGAGATACGCCCTGGAATATTCGAAATGGCTGGGAGCGCAGATTACGATTCTCAGCGTGGTGGATCGCAAGGAATTTGCGATCGTCTACCCGTATTATTATCCGACGGCCGATTTTCCGCCCGTGTTCGACGAATCGGTTTTCGAAAAGAACGAATTGCTTTCCAAACAATGGGAGCGCGCGGAAAACCTATTGAATCGCATTCAGGAAGAATGCCGCAAGGCGGGTCTAACCGCCCGTTGCGAAATCCGGGAAGGGATCGTAACGGACATGATTCTGGAAGAAGCCAAGTGCTGCGACCTTCTCTTTCTCGGCCAACGCGGCGCGGGAGCGGATTTCAGCACCGGCCTTTTGGGATCGAATCTGGAAAGCGTGATTCGCCGCTCGGATATCCCCGTTATCGTAACGCCGCATTCCTACCGCACGCTGCAACGGATATTGGTTTGCTTCGACGGCGGCGAATATTCCGTGAAGACGCTGCGTTCGGCGGCCCATCTCTACGCTTGTTGCCCCCATAACAGCATCAAGATGAAACTGCTGGTTGTGCATGAAGACGAAATCGAAGCGCGCCAGGTGGCGGACAAGGCCTTGAAATATCTGGACGCCTATCAGCTGCGCGATATTCTGGAAATCCGCCAAGGCGATCCGGCGGAACAGATTGTCGCCGCCGCCAAGGAGGATGATGTCGATTTAGTAGCGATGGGCGCTTACGGTCATGCCCGCGTCCGCGAACTCGTGTTGGGCAGCACCACGGAATGCGTCTTGCGCAACATCAACCGCGCCGTCCTCTTGCAGCATTAA